In one Chryseobacterium camelliae genomic region, the following are encoded:
- a CDS encoding phosphoenolpyruvate carboxylase, producing the protein MIHDQRAEKFRQMVENKFQIYNSLFMSLPYDKMTNIGMLLPFLYEESKTGYEAGKTPEEILEEFFKHHTDLQTDEQKLELLFKIIQYIERQVVLFDSIEDAAFPVLHSESDNGTVTNLFERSLQDHKLEEVREKLKDFMVKVVFTAHPTQFYPSSVQRILHDLRNAITTDSITNIDMLLQQLGKTPFVNKEKPTPIDEAMSIIYYLRYVYYDTIGELFTKIKSAFGNDHFHLHEDLIQLGFWPGGDRDGNPFVTAEVTKRVAEELRSAILKAYYNNLKLVRRRLSFRGVSEVLGVLSAELYTAIFRNEKIEAEDIIKRLEEAEEILVTQHNSLFINLLTEFKDRVKIFGTHFATLDIRQDSRIHQKVIDGVFTKTYGTIEASSEDKFNRLIQISEKVNPDDFEDIVKDTLLTVFQITEIQQMNGLRGMNRYIISNSDAVKDVMNVYAFFKICGYRDEDINMDIVPLFETMEGLDNAEKVMNELYQNPVYKKHLEKRGNQQTIMLGFSDGTKDGGYLKANWEIYKAKEVLTKLSEQNGIKVVFFDGRGGPPARGGGKTHDFYASQGKTIANNKIELTIQGQTITSIFGNKEQAKYNFEQLLTAGVENDVFKNAKKDLTEKERALIIELADISYQKYSDLKAHPMFVPYLQEMSTLEYYGKTNIGSRPSKRGGGNELKFEDLRAIPFVGSWSQLKQNVPGFFGFGFAIQKMKEQGRFEEVKELYKGSDFFKTLVLNSMMSMNKSYFPLTSYIKDNPKFGVFWNILFDEYQLSKEMMLEVTGFTMLQEEDPLSRKSVMIREKIVLPLLSIQQYALMKIQKGEGDLEAYGKLVTRSLFGNINASRNSA; encoded by the coding sequence ATGATACACGACCAACGCGCAGAAAAATTCAGGCAGATGGTGGAAAATAAATTCCAGATCTACAATTCATTATTTATGAGCCTGCCTTATGATAAGATGACCAATATTGGGATGCTTCTTCCGTTTTTATATGAAGAAAGCAAAACAGGGTATGAAGCCGGAAAGACTCCCGAAGAAATCTTAGAAGAATTTTTTAAACATCATACCGACTTACAGACGGACGAGCAGAAGCTAGAGCTGCTTTTTAAAATTATACAATATATTGAGCGTCAGGTGGTGTTATTCGATAGTATTGAGGACGCCGCTTTCCCTGTACTGCATTCTGAAAGTGATAACGGAACCGTGACCAATCTGTTTGAACGTTCATTGCAGGATCATAAGCTCGAAGAGGTACGGGAAAAATTAAAGGATTTTATGGTAAAAGTCGTTTTTACTGCGCATCCTACCCAGTTTTATCCCAGTTCGGTACAGAGAATCCTTCATGATCTGAGAAATGCAATTACCACAGATTCTATCACCAATATCGATATGTTGCTGCAGCAATTGGGAAAGACACCGTTTGTAAACAAAGAAAAACCGACTCCTATTGATGAGGCGATGAGCATCATTTATTATTTACGATATGTGTATTATGACACGATAGGAGAGCTTTTTACCAAAATAAAATCGGCATTCGGAAACGATCATTTTCATCTTCATGAAGATCTTATTCAGTTAGGTTTCTGGCCGGGAGGTGACCGCGACGGAAATCCTTTTGTCACGGCTGAAGTCACAAAAAGGGTGGCGGAAGAATTGCGGTCTGCTATTTTGAAGGCATATTATAATAATCTTAAACTGGTAAGAAGAAGATTAAGTTTCAGAGGAGTTTCCGAAGTGTTGGGAGTATTGAGTGCGGAATTATATACCGCTATTTTCAGAAATGAAAAAATTGAGGCAGAAGATATTATTAAAAGATTGGAGGAAGCTGAAGAAATTCTGGTTACTCAACACAATTCCTTATTTATCAATTTATTGACGGAATTTAAAGATCGAGTTAAAATTTTCGGAACGCACTTCGCAACATTGGATATAAGGCAGGACAGCAGAATTCATCAGAAGGTGATTGATGGAGTTTTTACTAAAACGTACGGAACTATTGAAGCAAGTAGCGAAGATAAGTTCAATCGACTGATCCAAATCTCAGAAAAAGTAAATCCGGATGACTTTGAGGATATTGTAAAAGATACCCTGCTTACGGTTTTTCAAATTACAGAAATTCAGCAGATGAACGGTTTGAGAGGAATGAATCGTTATATTATTTCAAACTCGGATGCTGTAAAGGATGTGATGAATGTATATGCCTTCTTCAAAATCTGCGGTTACCGGGATGAAGATATTAATATGGATATCGTTCCGCTTTTTGAAACCATGGAAGGGCTGGATAACGCTGAAAAAGTAATGAACGAACTATACCAAAATCCGGTGTATAAAAAACATCTTGAAAAGAGAGGAAATCAGCAAACCATAATGCTCGGTTTTTCAGACGGAACAAAAGACGGAGGTTATCTGAAAGCAAACTGGGAAATCTATAAAGCGAAAGAAGTGCTTACAAAACTTTCCGAACAAAACGGAATTAAAGTCGTTTTCTTCGATGGTAGAGGAGGTCCGCCTGCAAGGGGAGGAGGGAAAACCCACGATTTCTATGCCTCTCAGGGAAAAACAATTGCCAATAACAAGATCGAATTAACGATTCAGGGACAAACCATTACCAGTATTTTTGGAAATAAAGAACAGGCAAAATACAATTTCGAACAGCTTCTGACAGCCGGAGTGGAGAATGATGTTTTTAAAAATGCTAAAAAAGACCTCACAGAAAAAGAAAGAGCTTTAATTATTGAGCTGGCGGATATCAGTTATCAGAAATATTCAGATCTGAAAGCGCATCCAATGTTTGTTCCTTATCTTCAGGAAATGAGTACACTTGAATACTACGGGAAAACCAATATCGGTAGCCGTCCGTCAAAAAGAGGAGGAGGAAATGAATTGAAATTCGAAGATTTGAGAGCGATTCCTTTTGTAGGATCATGGTCGCAATTAAAACAAAATGTTCCCGGATTCTTTGGATTTGGGTTTGCTATTCAGAAAATGAAAGAACAAGGAAGATTTGAAGAAGTGAAAGAATTGTACAAAGGCTCGGATTTCTTTAAAACTTTAGTTTTAAACTCGATGATGAGTATGAATAAATCATATTTCCCATTGACTTCTTACATCAAAGATAATCCGAAATTCGGGGTATTTTGGAATATTTTATTTGACGAATATCAATTGTCTAAAGAAATGATGTTGGAAGTTACAGGATTTACAATGCTTCAGGAAGAAGATCCTTTATCCCGAAAATCAGTGATGATTCGTGAGAAGATTGTCCTTCCATTATTAAGTATTCAGCAGTATGCATTGATGAAAATTCAAAAAGGAGAAGGTGATCTGGAAGCGTATGGAAAACTGGTGACAAGATCTCTATTCGGGAATATTAATGCGAGCAGGAATTCTGCGTAA
- a CDS encoding S8/S53 family peptidase — translation MNRFLSFCFLAICSSFSAQTELVFVYFNGKPNKAAFYANPLSELSQKSLNRRTNLGIALNDQDAPIEQSYIQGIQNLGIPVTDYSKWLNGVAVTVNQAQVNLIKTLPYVQSVQSFAKNSSLTVKIQNQNKWETIEQTGNISTIFNYGSGLEQIDQINLKPLHLAGYTGTGVTIAVIDTGFPWVNTGTAFSRLWTNNQIKGGYDFVAKGTDIYNTSLNNHGSVVLGAIGGYLQDSFVGSAPDADFYLYRSENTAVEIPEEEMYWIEAAEEADRKGVDLITTSLGYAAFDDPKYSYSYSHMNGTTSFIAKGAEIAVNKGIFVLIAAGNSGEQPWHYITTPADNAKVFTIGSVDSANLSSPFSSYGPNSAGIIKPDAAARGTNSSTVNNGTLITVSGTSIATPIAAGGVACLIQAFSTMNRDLMKTKLQQTASLYPAHTDQMGYGILNFGNFYNSVLNISELVKKNSVAVFPNPVKNILNIASESEVIFVEVYDNLGRLLTKVTNQNSVKVEHFAKGVYYLKIQTKDKVYYEKFIKD, via the coding sequence GCTCAGACGGAACTTGTTTTTGTTTATTTTAACGGTAAACCAAACAAAGCTGCATTTTATGCAAATCCTTTATCAGAATTAAGTCAAAAGTCTTTAAACCGAAGAACCAATCTCGGTATAGCATTAAACGACCAGGATGCCCCTATTGAGCAATCTTACATACAAGGCATACAAAATTTAGGAATCCCGGTTACTGATTATTCCAAATGGCTGAACGGTGTTGCCGTTACTGTAAACCAAGCACAGGTTAATCTTATAAAAACGCTTCCGTATGTTCAGTCTGTGCAAAGTTTTGCAAAAAATTCTTCATTAACCGTAAAAATCCAGAACCAAAATAAGTGGGAAACCATTGAACAAACCGGCAACATTTCAACCATCTTCAATTATGGTTCAGGTTTGGAACAAATCGATCAGATCAATCTTAAGCCTTTACACCTTGCAGGATATACCGGAACAGGCGTTACTATTGCCGTAATCGACACCGGATTTCCCTGGGTAAATACAGGCACTGCTTTTTCAAGATTATGGACGAACAATCAAATTAAAGGAGGATATGATTTCGTAGCAAAAGGCACCGATATTTACAATACTTCTTTAAACAATCATGGTTCTGTGGTTCTTGGAGCCATCGGAGGATATCTTCAGGATTCTTTTGTAGGATCTGCTCCTGATGCCGATTTTTACCTGTATCGAAGCGAAAACACGGCAGTAGAAATCCCGGAAGAAGAAATGTACTGGATAGAAGCTGCGGAAGAAGCAGACAGAAAAGGGGTTGATCTTATTACTACCTCTTTAGGATATGCAGCTTTCGACGATCCAAAATACAGTTACTCGTATTCCCATATGAATGGAACCACTTCTTTCATTGCAAAAGGAGCTGAAATTGCAGTTAACAAGGGAATTTTTGTACTTATTGCTGCCGGAAATTCAGGAGAGCAGCCGTGGCATTATATTACAACCCCTGCAGACAATGCAAAGGTTTTCACCATCGGATCTGTGGATTCGGCTAATCTGTCTTCTCCATTTTCATCGTACGGTCCAAATTCCGCAGGAATTATAAAACCGGATGCCGCTGCAAGAGGAACCAATTCCAGTACCGTTAATAACGGAACGCTGATTACTGTTTCGGGAACATCTATTGCAACCCCGATTGCTGCAGGAGGAGTTGCCTGTCTCATCCAGGCTTTTTCCACCATGAACCGGGATTTGATGAAAACCAAACTTCAGCAAACCGCTTCTCTGTATCCTGCCCACACCGATCAGATGGGATACGGAATTCTTAATTTCGGAAATTTTTACAATTCAGTTTTGAATATTTCTGAACTCGTTAAGAAAAATTCTGTTGCTGTTTTTCCGAATCCCGTCAAAAACATTTTAAACATTGCTTCAGAAAGTGAAGTTATCTTTGTAGAAGTTTATGATAATTTAGGACGATTACTTACTAAAGTTACTAACCAAAACTCTGTGAAAGTTGAGCATTTTGCCAAAGGGGTTTATTACCTGAAAATCCAGACCAAAGATAAGGTATATTATGAGAAATTTATAAAGGACTAA